Proteins from a single region of Ensifer adhaerens:
- the accD gene encoding acetyl-CoA carboxylase, carboxyltransferase subunit beta: MNWITNYVRPKINSMLGRREVPENLWIKCPETGEMVFHRDLEENKWVIPQSGFHMKMPAKARLKDLFDGGIYEAFPQPKVAQDPLKFRDSKKYSDRLRDSRTKTELEDTIVAGLGRVQGVKLVAVVHEFNFIGGSLGMAAGEAIIKAFERAISEKCPLVIFPASGGARMQEGILSLMQLPRTTVAVNMLKEAGLPYIVVLTNPTTGGVTASYAMLGDIHMAEPGAEIGFAGKRVIEQTLREKLPEGFQTSEYLLEHGMVDMVVKRHDLPSTLARVLKILLKKPAEASKLNGGTQPAALPVAASA, encoded by the coding sequence GTGAACTGGATCACAAACTACGTTCGGCCGAAGATCAACTCGATGCTGGGCCGCCGGGAAGTTCCGGAAAATCTCTGGATCAAGTGCCCGGAAACCGGCGAGATGGTGTTCCACCGCGATCTCGAAGAAAACAAATGGGTTATCCCCCAGTCCGGCTTCCACATGAAGATGCCGGCCAAGGCGCGGTTGAAGGACCTGTTCGACGGCGGCATCTATGAAGCGTTTCCGCAGCCGAAGGTTGCTCAGGATCCGCTGAAGTTCCGAGATTCCAAGAAGTACTCGGACCGTCTGCGCGACAGCCGCACGAAGACCGAACTCGAAGACACGATCGTTGCCGGCCTCGGTCGCGTTCAGGGCGTCAAGCTTGTCGCCGTCGTGCACGAGTTCAACTTCATCGGCGGTTCGCTTGGCATGGCCGCTGGCGAGGCGATCATCAAGGCCTTCGAAAGGGCGATTTCCGAGAAGTGCCCGCTGGTCATCTTCCCGGCATCGGGTGGCGCCCGCATGCAGGAAGGCATCCTGTCGCTGATGCAGCTGCCGCGCACCACGGTTGCCGTCAACATGCTCAAGGAAGCCGGTCTTCCCTACATCGTCGTGCTCACCAATCCGACGACCGGTGGCGTCACCGCATCCTATGCGATGCTTGGCGATATCCACATGGCAGAGCCTGGCGCCGAAATCGGCTTTGCCGGCAAGCGGGTGATCGAGCAGACGCTGCGCGAAAAGCTGCCGGAAGGCTTCCAGACCTCCGAGTATCTCCTTGAGCACGGCATGGTCGACATGGTCGTCAAGCGCCATGACCTCCCGTCGACGCTGGCCCGGGTCCTGAAGATCCTGCTGAAGAAGCCGGCAGAAGCCTCCAAGCTCAACGGCGGCACGCAGCCGGCTGCCTTGCCGGTCGCGGCAAGCGCTTAA
- a CDS encoding bifunctional folylpolyglutamate synthase/dihydrofolate synthase codes for MAAVEASEAGYEIEKLLALHPKGFDLSLDRITRLLAALGNPQDRLPPVIHVAGTNGKGSATAFSRAILEAAGLSVHVHTSPHLVNWHERYRLGVKGGRGRLVSDPVLADAVRRVAEANGGEKITVFEILTAVTFLLFAEHPADVAIIEVGLGGRFDATNVIARSAVSVIMPISLDHQAYLGDRVELIAAEKAGIMKRGCPVVIGHQEEEAARDVLISTAERLGCPMFVYGQDFMAHEEFGRLIYQDEGGLSDLPLPKLPGRHQYANAAAAVRAVRAAGFDVSEAAIEKGLAGVEWPGRLQRLTSGKLTRYGPADAEIWVDGGHNPGAGQVIAEAMATFEERESRPLFLIIGMINTKDPIGYFRAFLDLAEQVFTVPIRGSDAGLDPVALASDAAAVGFEASAVSSVAEALTIVANLVDEDPAPPRILIGGSLYLVGDVLADNGTPPK; via the coding sequence ATGGCAGCTGTGGAAGCCAGCGAAGCGGGCTACGAGATCGAAAAACTCCTTGCCCTCCACCCCAAGGGCTTCGACCTGTCACTGGACAGGATCACCCGGCTGCTCGCCGCGCTCGGCAATCCGCAGGACCGCCTGCCACCGGTGATCCACGTCGCTGGCACCAATGGCAAGGGCTCGGCAACCGCATTCTCGCGGGCGATCCTGGAAGCGGCTGGCCTCAGCGTCCACGTCCATACCTCGCCGCATCTCGTCAATTGGCATGAGCGCTACCGCCTTGGCGTCAAGGGCGGCAGGGGGCGGCTCGTCAGCGATCCTGTTCTCGCCGATGCCGTGCGGCGCGTCGCCGAAGCCAACGGCGGCGAGAAGATCACCGTCTTCGAAATCCTGACCGCCGTCACCTTTCTGCTTTTCGCCGAGCATCCGGCGGATGTCGCGATCATCGAGGTCGGCCTCGGCGGCCGCTTCGACGCGACCAATGTCATTGCCCGGTCGGCCGTCTCGGTCATCATGCCGATCTCGCTCGATCATCAGGCCTATCTTGGCGATCGGGTGGAACTGATCGCCGCGGAAAAGGCCGGCATCATGAAGCGCGGCTGCCCGGTGGTGATCGGCCACCAGGAGGAAGAGGCGGCGCGCGACGTGCTGATCTCGACGGCCGAGCGGCTCGGCTGCCCGATGTTCGTCTATGGCCAGGACTTCATGGCGCATGAGGAATTCGGCCGTCTTATCTATCAGGACGAAGGTGGCCTCTCCGACTTGCCGCTGCCGAAGCTGCCGGGACGTCACCAGTACGCCAATGCCGCCGCCGCCGTTCGCGCGGTGCGGGCCGCGGGCTTCGACGTTTCCGAGGCGGCGATCGAGAAGGGGCTAGCCGGCGTCGAGTGGCCCGGACGCCTGCAGCGCCTGACGAGCGGCAAGCTTACGCGCTACGGTCCGGCCGATGCGGAAATCTGGGTCGACGGCGGCCATAATCCGGGTGCCGGCCAGGTGATTGCCGAGGCAATGGCGACATTCGAGGAACGCGAATCGCGACCCTTGTTCCTGATCATCGGCATGATCAACACCAAGGATCCGATCGGCTATTTCCGGGCATTTCTCGATCTTGCCGAACAGGTCTTCACCGTGCCGATCCGTGGTTCCGATGCGGGCCTCGATCCTGTGGCGCTTGCAAGCGACGCGGCTGCTGTGGGTTTCGAGGCTTCGGCGGTCTCTTCCGTCGCCGAAGCGCTGACGATCGTCGCCAACCTGGTCGATGAGGATCCAGCGCCGCCGCGCATCCTGATCGGCGGCTCGCTCTATCTGGTGGGCGACGTTCTCGCCGACAACGGCACGCCGCCGAAGTGA
- the trxA gene encoding thioredoxin, which translates to MATVKVDTSNFQQEVLNSAEPVVVDFWAEWCGPCKMIAPSLEEISNELAGKVKVAKLNIDENPELAAQYGVRSIPTLAMFKAGEVADIKVGAAPKTALTSWISTAVA; encoded by the coding sequence ATGGCTACTGTAAAGGTCGATACGTCCAATTTTCAGCAGGAAGTGCTGAACTCCGCCGAGCCGGTGGTTGTCGATTTCTGGGCTGAATGGTGCGGCCCGTGCAAGATGATCGCGCCGAGCCTCGAGGAAATCTCGAACGAGCTCGCCGGCAAGGTCAAGGTCGCCAAGCTCAACATCGACGAAAACCCGGAACTGGCTGCCCAGTACGGCGTTCGTTCGATCCCGACGCTCGCCATGTTCAAGGCCGGCGAAGTGGCCGACATCAAGGTTGGCGCCGCGCCGAAGACGGCCCTTACCTCGTGGATCTCCACGGCGGTCGCCTGA